In a single window of the Verrucomicrobiia bacterium genome:
- the icd gene encoding isocitrate dehydrogenase (NADP(+)) yields MAYKDITPPAGGKISISNGKLNVPNNPILPFIRGDGTGPDIWAASERVFDAAVEKAYGGKRKVAWFEVFAGETAKNKFDNWLPDETVEAFKEFLVGIKGPLTTPVGGGIRSLNVALRQMLDLYVCLRPVQYFAGVPSPVKHPEKVDMIIFRENTEDIYAGIEYAGGTPEAQKILDFLAQNFPKDFAKIRFGTKEAIAGYMKLAAPDHDASHIPIQVGLGIKPVSNVGTIRLIKSAIEYALREKRKSVTIVHKGNIMKYTEGAFRDWGYSAAERVFGDKVYTWAKWEKTKKEKGEAAANDEQKAALKGGAILIKDAIADIALQQVLTRPEDFDVIATLNLNGDYLSDALAAQVGGIGIAPGGNINYVTGHAIFEATHGTAPKYANLDRVNPGSVVLSGEMMFRYLGWTEVADLIIKGLNGAIGSKRVTYDFARMMDGGKEIKCSEFGENIISHM; encoded by the coding sequence ATGGCATACAAAGATATTACTCCGCCCGCTGGCGGGAAAATTTCGATCAGCAACGGAAAATTAAACGTACCTAACAATCCCATCCTGCCTTTTATTCGCGGTGATGGTACGGGCCCGGACATCTGGGCTGCGAGCGAGCGCGTGTTTGACGCGGCGGTGGAAAAGGCTTATGGCGGCAAACGCAAAGTCGCTTGGTTCGAGGTTTTTGCTGGTGAGACGGCCAAGAATAAATTCGATAATTGGCTGCCGGACGAAACGGTTGAGGCGTTCAAGGAGTTTCTCGTCGGCATCAAGGGGCCGTTGACCACGCCGGTGGGCGGGGGCATCCGCTCGCTCAATGTGGCGTTGCGGCAGATGCTGGATTTGTATGTTTGCCTGCGGCCGGTGCAATATTTTGCCGGTGTGCCTTCGCCGGTGAAGCATCCCGAAAAAGTGGATATGATCATCTTCCGTGAAAACACGGAGGATATTTATGCAGGCATCGAATACGCGGGTGGCACGCCCGAGGCGCAAAAGATTTTGGATTTCCTCGCGCAAAATTTTCCGAAGGATTTCGCGAAGATCCGTTTCGGGACGAAGGAAGCGATTGCCGGTTACATGAAGCTCGCGGCGCCGGATCATGATGCGTCGCACATTCCGATTCAAGTCGGGCTGGGCATCAAGCCGGTCTCGAATGTCGGGACGATTCGGCTGATCAAATCGGCGATTGAGTATGCGTTGCGCGAGAAGCGCAAGAGCGTGACGATTGTTCACAAGGGTAACATCATGAAATATACCGAGGGGGCATTTCGTGATTGGGGTTACTCGGCGGCGGAACGCGTTTTCGGCGACAAGGTTTACACCTGGGCGAAGTGGGAAAAGACCAAGAAGGAAAAGGGCGAGGCGGCGGCGAATGACGAGCAGAAGGCGGCGCTCAAGGGCGGCGCGATCCTGATCAAGGACGCCATCGCGGACATCGCGTTACAGCAGGTGCTGACGCGGCCTGAGGATTTTGATGTCATCGCGACGTTGAACTTGAACGGGGATTATCTTTCGGATGCGCTCGCGGCGCAGGTCGGGGGCATTGGCATCGCGCCGGGCGGCAACATCAATTATGTTACGGGGCATGCGATTTTTGAGGCGACGCATGGCACGGCGCCGAAGTATGCGAATCTGGACCGGGTCAATCCGGGCAGCGTCGTGTTGAGCGGCGAAATGATGTTCCGTTATCTCGGCTGGACGGAAGTGGCTGACTTGATCATCAAGGGGCTCAATGGGGCCATCGGTTCAAAGCGCGTGACTTACGATTTCGCGCGCATGATGGACGGCGGCAAGGAAATCAAGTGCTCGGAATTCGGCGAGAATATTATTTCGCACATGTAA
- the dxs gene encoding 1-deoxy-D-xylulose-5-phosphate synthase → MSRYLDMVDEPAHVKKLTQPQLLSLAEEIRHELITKLSKNGGHLGPNLGVVELTIALHAVFNTPKDKFVWDVSHQSYVHKLLTGRKDRFHTIRTTNGLNGFSLRSESIHDCYGAGHAGTALSAALGMAAARDQLKTDENVVAIFGDAALTNGISFEALNNISHTTKKFIGILNDNEWSIAKNVGAIASYLNKLITNPRYNRLQKDFERFMRKMPKGDIALKLGHKAEEAFKGAMNEVTLEHNPSSPESDGRGGFGSSLIFEEMGLRYLGPIDGHDLPLLINSLEFAKACEQPVVLHVLTKKGKGYDVAIEQPEKFHGTGPYDVQTGASPSPKPGTAPAWQDVFGSTMVKLCQKDNHVVGITAAMPSGTGLKALEKAMPQRYYDVGIAEEHAVLFAAGMATMGFHPVVAIYSTFLQRSYDCIIHDVALQNLPVIFCMDRAGLSPQDGPTHHGLFDISYLRCVPNIVCMAPKDEDELQDMMFTATHLKQPTFIRYPRGAAEGVPIKDQPKILDIGRAEVIQNFSQNGGRKVALFGLGNMLSVAKQAAKELSAQGCDVAIINPRFTKPIDAGTTEFYGRAADVVVTLEDHVLPGGYGSSVLELFSEKQITAQVVRIGWPDKFIEHATTVEYLREKHGLTAANTVAQVKTVLAEAPVAARKLAEMA, encoded by the coding sequence ATGAGCAGATACCTCGATATGGTGGACGAACCGGCGCATGTCAAAAAATTGACGCAACCGCAATTACTTTCGCTCGCGGAAGAAATCCGGCACGAACTGATCACCAAGCTCTCGAAGAACGGCGGCCACCTGGGGCCGAATCTGGGCGTGGTGGAATTGACCATCGCGCTTCACGCTGTCTTCAACACGCCCAAGGACAAATTTGTCTGGGACGTCAGCCACCAGAGTTATGTGCACAAACTTTTGACGGGCCGCAAAGACCGCTTTCACACGATTCGCACGACTAACGGCTTGAATGGTTTTTCGCTGCGCAGCGAGAGCATCCATGATTGCTACGGCGCGGGCCACGCGGGCACGGCGTTGTCGGCGGCGCTCGGCATGGCGGCAGCGCGCGACCAACTCAAGACGGACGAAAATGTCGTCGCGATTTTCGGCGACGCGGCGTTGACGAACGGCATCTCGTTTGAAGCCCTCAACAACATCAGCCACACGACGAAGAAGTTCATCGGCATCCTCAACGACAACGAATGGAGCATCGCGAAGAACGTCGGGGCGATTGCGAGTTACCTGAACAAGCTGATCACGAACCCGCGCTACAATCGTTTGCAAAAAGATTTCGAGCGGTTCATGCGCAAGATGCCGAAGGGCGACATCGCCCTGAAGCTCGGCCATAAGGCGGAGGAGGCGTTCAAGGGCGCGATGAATGAAGTGACGCTGGAACATAATCCGAGCAGCCCGGAGTCGGACGGCCGCGGCGGTTTCGGCAGCAGTTTGATTTTTGAAGAAATGGGCTTGCGCTATCTCGGGCCGATTGACGGCCATGATTTGCCGCTGCTGATCAACTCGCTTGAATTCGCGAAGGCTTGCGAGCAGCCGGTCGTGTTGCATGTGCTCACGAAGAAGGGCAAGGGCTACGACGTGGCGATCGAGCAGCCGGAGAAATTTCACGGCACCGGGCCGTACGACGTTCAGACCGGCGCTTCGCCTTCGCCGAAACCCGGCACGGCTCCGGCCTGGCAGGATGTGTTTGGCTCGACGATGGTGAAGCTTTGCCAGAAGGACAATCATGTCGTGGGCATCACGGCGGCGATGCCCAGCGGCACCGGCCTTAAGGCGCTCGAAAAAGCGATGCCGCAAAGATATTATGATGTGGGCATTGCCGAAGAGCACGCGGTATTGTTCGCGGCGGGCATGGCGACGATGGGATTTCATCCGGTCGTGGCGATTTACTCGACGTTCCTGCAACGCTCGTATGATTGCATCATTCACGATGTCGCGTTGCAAAATCTGCCGGTGATTTTCTGCATGGATCGCGCGGGACTTTCGCCGCAGGACGGCCCGACGCATCACGGCCTGTTCGATATTTCCTATCTGCGCTGCGTGCCGAACATTGTTTGCATGGCGCCGAAGGACGAAGACGAATTGCAGGACATGATGTTCACGGCGACGCATCTGAAACAGCCGACGTTCATCCGTTATCCCCGCGGCGCGGCGGAAGGCGTGCCGATCAAGGACCAGCCGAAGATTCTCGACATCGGACGCGCGGAAGTGATCCAGAACTTTTCGCAAAACGGCGGGCGCAAAGTCGCGCTGTTCGGCCTCGGCAATATGTTGAGCGTGGCGAAGCAGGCGGCGAAGGAATTGAGCGCGCAAGGCTGTGACGTGGCGATCATCAATCCGCGTTTCACGAAGCCGATTGACGCGGGCACGACGGAATTTTACGGGCGCGCGGCGGATGTGGTCGTGACGCTGGAAGATCACGTTTTGCCGGGCGGTTACGGCAGCAGCGTGCTCGAATTGTTCAGTGAGAAACAAATCACGGCGCAGGTGGTTCGCATCGGCTGGCCGGATAAATTCATTGAGCATGCGACGACCGTGGAGTATCTGCGCGAGAAGCACGGCTTGACGGCCGCGAATACCGTGGCGCAAGTGAAGACGGTTTTGGCCGAGGCTCCCGTGGCGGCGCGGAAACTGGCGGAGATGGCGTAA
- the xseB gene encoding exodeoxyribonuclease VII small subunit, which produces MSKAVRGAEAKTENVPFEEALQRLETIVETMESEELPLETLLARFEEGTTLAKLCQAKLADAELKIQKLEKNNAGQTVLKPLSPDLVEDEQ; this is translated from the coding sequence ATGTCGAAGGCAGTCAGAGGCGCAGAGGCCAAAACGGAGAACGTGCCGTTTGAAGAGGCCTTGCAGCGATTGGAAACCATCGTAGAAACGATGGAGTCCGAGGAATTGCCGCTGGAGACATTGCTGGCGCGTTTCGAAGAAGGGACGACGCTGGCAAAACTATGCCAGGCCAAACTGGCGGATGCAGAGTTGAAGATACAGAAGCTGGAAAAGAACAACGCGGGGCAGACGGTGTTGAAGCCGCTCTCACCCGATCTCGTTGAAGACGAACAATAA
- the prpB gene encoding methylisocitrate lyase → MDKHFFRANTTPAIASPGARLRAALAAEQPLQLAGVINAYAAILAEKSGFRALYLSGSGVAVSSYGLPDLGVTTLSDVLIDVKRITATTTLPLLVDADTGWDDPRGTVRKMIKAGAAGIHLEDQVPAKRCGHRPNKQIVTAKEMVGRIKAAVKGKTDRNFVIMARTDAVAGEGLAAGIKRACQYRDAGADMIFAEALGGLDQYRQFVKAVRVPVLANITEFGKTPLYTVEELRSAGIALALYPLSAFRAMSAAALNVYKTIRAEGTQKAVLPAMQTRADLYEFLNYHAYEQRMDELFKKKKRKS, encoded by the coding sequence GTGGACAAACATTTCTTCCGCGCCAACACCACCCCGGCCATCGCCTCGCCCGGCGCTCGTCTTCGCGCCGCGCTGGCCGCCGAGCAACCCCTTCAACTCGCCGGGGTCATCAATGCCTACGCCGCCATCCTTGCCGAAAAATCTGGCTTTCGCGCGCTTTACCTGTCCGGCTCCGGCGTCGCCGTTTCTTCGTACGGCCTGCCCGACCTCGGCGTGACCACGCTTTCCGATGTACTCATTGATGTCAAACGCATCACCGCCACCACCACCCTCCCCCTCCTCGTGGATGCCGACACCGGCTGGGATGACCCGCGCGGAACCGTCCGCAAAATGATCAAGGCCGGCGCCGCTGGAATTCATCTCGAAGACCAGGTGCCCGCCAAACGCTGCGGCCATCGCCCCAACAAGCAAATCGTCACGGCGAAAGAAATGGTCGGCCGCATCAAAGCCGCCGTGAAAGGGAAAACCGACCGCAATTTCGTCATCATGGCCCGCACCGATGCCGTCGCCGGTGAAGGTCTCGCCGCGGGCATCAAACGCGCCTGCCAATATCGCGACGCTGGCGCCGATATGATTTTTGCCGAAGCCTTGGGCGGTCTCGATCAATATCGCCAATTCGTCAAAGCCGTTCGCGTGCCCGTCCTCGCGAACATCACCGAATTCGGCAAGACCCCGCTTTACACCGTCGAAGAACTTCGCTCCGCGGGCATCGCGCTCGCCCTTTATCCATTGTCAGCCTTTCGCGCCATGAGTGCGGCTGCGTTGAACGTCTATAAAACCATCCGCGCCGAAGGCACGCAAAAGGCGGTCCTGCCTGCGATGCAAACGCGCGCCGACCTCTACGAATTTTTGAATTACCACGCCTACGAACAACGCATGGACGAACTGTTCAAAAAGAAAAAAAGAAAGAGCTAA
- the prpC gene encoding 2-methylcitrate synthase gives MSAEKKTGGLAGITAGETAICTVGKEGLGLTYRGYSINDLAEQSTFEEVAYLLIHGQLPTREELAAYQKKLASLRGLPAPLKTVLEQLPAHTHPMDVLRTGCSTLGCLEPEGPGRDQYYIADRLLAAFPSMLLYWHHFAKNGQRIETQTSDPNIASHFLHLLQGKPASDLHNRAMDCSLILYAEHEFNASTFATRVTTSTLADFYSAITSGIGTLRGALHGGANEEAMALVERFKTPDQAETGLMASLEKKELIMGFGHRVYRTSDPRSASIKAWSQKLATTPADRELLAIFERIESVMWREKKLFPNLDFYSAAAYHFCGIPTNLFTPIFVIARTSGWSAHIMEQRARNRLIRPTAEYTGPAPRAFVPIDKR, from the coding sequence ATGAGCGCAGAGAAAAAAACCGGCGGCCTCGCCGGCATCACCGCGGGCGAAACCGCCATTTGCACCGTCGGCAAGGAAGGTCTTGGCCTCACCTACCGCGGCTATTCCATTAACGACCTTGCCGAACAATCCACCTTTGAAGAAGTCGCATATCTTTTGATTCACGGACAACTTCCCACGCGCGAGGAACTCGCCGCCTACCAAAAAAAACTCGCAAGCCTTCGCGGTCTGCCCGCGCCGCTCAAAACCGTCCTCGAGCAACTCCCCGCGCATACGCACCCGATGGATGTCCTGCGCACCGGCTGTTCCACGCTTGGCTGCCTCGAACCCGAAGGTCCCGGCCGCGACCAATATTATATAGCCGACCGCCTGCTCGCCGCGTTCCCTTCGATGCTCCTTTACTGGCATCACTTCGCCAAAAACGGCCAGCGCATCGAAACGCAGACCAGCGACCCAAACATCGCCTCGCATTTCCTCCATCTGCTGCAAGGCAAACCCGCGAGCGATCTCCACAATCGCGCGATGGATTGTTCACTCATCCTCTACGCCGAACACGAATTCAACGCCTCGACCTTCGCTACGCGCGTCACGACTTCCACCCTGGCCGACTTTTATTCCGCCATCACGTCCGGCATCGGCACTCTACGCGGCGCGCTTCACGGCGGGGCGAACGAGGAAGCCATGGCCCTCGTCGAGCGATTCAAAACTCCCGACCAGGCAGAAACCGGCCTCATGGCGAGTCTCGAGAAAAAAGAACTCATCATGGGCTTCGGCCACCGCGTCTATCGCACCTCCGACCCACGCTCCGCGTCTATCAAGGCGTGGTCACAAAAACTTGCCACCACGCCCGCCGATCGCGAACTCCTCGCCATCTTCGAGCGCATCGAGTCCGTCATGTGGCGCGAGAAAAAACTTTTCCCCAACCTCGATTTCTACAGCGCTGCCGCCTATCATTTCTGCGGCATCCCGACCAACCTGTTTACCCCGATCTTCGTCATCGCCCGCACCTCCGGCTGGTCCGCGCACATCATGGAACAACGCGCCCGCAACCGCCTCATCCGCCCCACCGCCGAATACACCGGCCCCGCCCCGCGCGCGTTCGTGCCGATTGACAAACGATAA
- a CDS encoding bifunctional 2-methylcitrate dehydratase/aconitate hydratase, with protein MSAYISNNRPAPDELLVQIADYAANYKIKSTEAYDTARYCLMDTLGCGLLALHYPACTRLLGPVVLGTVVPNGARVPGTRFELDPIAAAWNIGCIIRWLDFNDTWLAAEWGHPSDNLGAILAITDFLSRRHAAEGKKPFTIRDILTAMIKAHEIQGVLALENSFNRVGLDHVLLVRIASTAVATQLLGGTREQIINAVSNAWVDGGALRTYRHAPNTGSRKSWAAGDATSRAVQHAFMALKGEMGYPSALSAKTWGFSDVLFKGKPIKLARPFASYVMEHVLFKISFPAEFHAQTAVEAAIKLHPQIKDRLDEIESIALTTHESALRIIDKTGPLHNPADRDHCLQYMVAIGLLFGKLDADHYEDATAKDPRVDALRSKMKTQEDVRYSREYLEADKRSIANAVQIFFKDGSHTDKIEVEYPVGHRRRRAEGIPLLMKKYKSSLASRLPAHRVENILNLCNDPAKFESLPVHEFMEHFVI; from the coding sequence ATGAGTGCCTATATAAGTAACAACCGTCCCGCCCCCGACGAACTCCTCGTTCAAATCGCCGACTACGCCGCGAATTACAAAATCAAAAGCACCGAAGCCTACGACACCGCCCGCTATTGTCTCATGGACACCCTCGGCTGCGGTCTCCTCGCGCTGCACTATCCCGCCTGCACGCGCTTGCTCGGGCCGGTCGTGTTGGGAACCGTCGTGCCGAATGGCGCGCGCGTTCCGGGCACGCGCTTTGAACTCGATCCCATCGCCGCCGCGTGGAACATCGGTTGCATCATCCGCTGGCTCGATTTCAACGACACCTGGCTCGCCGCCGAATGGGGCCATCCCTCGGACAATCTCGGCGCCATTCTCGCCATCACCGATTTCCTGAGCCGCCGCCACGCCGCTGAAGGCAAAAAGCCCTTCACCATCCGTGACATCCTTACCGCGATGATCAAGGCCCACGAAATTCAAGGCGTGCTCGCGCTGGAAAACAGTTTCAACCGCGTCGGACTCGATCATGTGCTCCTCGTTCGCATCGCTTCAACCGCCGTCGCCACGCAACTGCTCGGCGGCACACGCGAACAAATCATCAACGCCGTTTCCAATGCCTGGGTGGACGGCGGCGCCTTGCGCACCTACCGTCACGCGCCCAACACCGGCTCGCGCAAATCCTGGGCCGCCGGCGACGCCACCAGCCGCGCCGTGCAACACGCTTTCATGGCGCTCAAAGGCGAAATGGGTTATCCCTCCGCGCTCTCCGCGAAGACCTGGGGCTTCAGCGACGTCCTTTTCAAAGGCAAACCCATCAAGCTCGCGCGCCCCTTCGCCTCCTATGTCATGGAGCATGTGCTCTTCAAGATTTCGTTCCCCGCCGAGTTCCACGCGCAAACCGCCGTCGAGGCCGCGATCAAATTGCATCCGCAAATCAAAGACCGCCTCGACGAAATCGAATCCATCGCCCTCACCACCCACGAGTCCGCGCTCCGCATCATTGACAAGACCGGCCCGCTCCATAATCCCGCCGACCGCGATCACTGCCTGCAATACATGGTCGCCATCGGTTTGCTTTTCGGAAAACTCGACGCGGATCACTACGAAGATGCCACCGCCAAAGACCCGCGCGTGGACGCCTTGCGCTCAAAAATGAAAACGCAGGAAGACGTCCGTTACAGCCGCGAATATTTGGAAGCCGACAAACGCTCCATCGCCAACGCCGTGCAAATCTTTTTCAAGGACGGCTCCCACACCGACAAAATCGAAGTCGAATATCCCGTGGGCCACCGCCGCCGCCGCGCCGAAGGCATTCCGCTGCTGATGAAAAAATACAAATCCAGCCTCGCCTCGCGCCTGCCCGCCCATCGCGTCGAAAACATTCTCAACCTCTGCAACGACCCCGCGAAATTCGAATCCCTGCCCGTCCACGAATTCATGGAACACTTCGTGATCTAA
- a CDS encoding SDR family NAD(P)-dependent oxidoreductase: MKTNLAGKWILITGASSGFGAAAARAFGAEGAKLLLGARRVGRLKTVAAEALKAGAAEAHFHALDVAKTSSVEKFTAWSKKQIVRNAKSAPAIDVLINNAGGAHGLDPVAIAKDADWEAMFESNVLGILRMTRAVLPLMVHNPGSSILNVGSYAARVAYEGGAAYCAAKAGELQISRALRLELSGTGVRVSSIDPGLAKTEFANVRFKGDEERARKLYEGTHPLVAEDIAEIMVWVASRPAHVNIDEMLIKPTDQAAMHKVYRRKT, encoded by the coding sequence ATGAAAACAAATCTCGCAGGCAAATGGATCCTCATCACCGGCGCATCGAGTGGTTTCGGTGCCGCCGCCGCGCGCGCGTTCGGCGCTGAAGGCGCAAAACTTCTCTTGGGCGCGCGGCGCGTTGGCCGTTTGAAAACTGTCGCCGCCGAAGCCCTCAAAGCGGGCGCTGCCGAAGCCCATTTTCACGCGCTCGACGTCGCCAAAACTTCCAGCGTCGAAAAATTCACCGCCTGGTCGAAAAAACAAATTGTCCGCAACGCCAAATCCGCTCCCGCCATTGACGTCCTCATCAATAACGCCGGTGGCGCGCACGGCCTCGACCCTGTCGCCATCGCCAAGGACGCCGATTGGGAAGCGATGTTCGAGAGCAATGTCCTCGGCATCCTGCGCATGACCCGCGCCGTGCTGCCGTTGATGGTTCACAACCCGGGCAGTTCTATCCTCAACGTCGGCTCCTACGCCGCGCGCGTCGCTTACGAAGGCGGAGCCGCTTATTGCGCCGCGAAAGCCGGTGAACTTCAAATTTCCCGCGCATTGCGCCTTGAATTATCCGGCACCGGCGTGCGCGTGAGTTCGATTGATCCCGGTCTCGCCAAAACCGAATTCGCAAACGTGCGTTTCAAAGGTGATGAAGAACGCGCGCGCAAACTTTACGAAGGCACTCATCCCCTCGTCGCCGAAGACATTGCCGAAATCATGGTCTGGGTCGCCAGCCGCCCCGCCCACGTGAACATTGACGAAATGCTCATCAAACCCACCGACCAGGCCGCGATGCACAAAGTCTATCGCCGAAAAACCTAA
- a CDS encoding sialate O-acetylesterase, which yields MIQNKKSLKAWLCLAIGILTATLARAEVRMPAIFGDHMVLQAGERVNIWGWADDGEKVTVTFRGQKATTVAKDGKWMVSLKKMKAGGPGVLTVAGKNSIQFDDVVVGEVWVCSGQSNMEFALRNSYEVTNDIIAATNTQIRLFLVAKSRLDEPTNDVKGSWQVCSPNSAQWFSAVAYYFGRDLQRARKVPVGLIGTYWGGSPAEVWMRQDMLENNPRYKKEILDTYTPQGKRYEVALAKYKTEKAEAEKNQVTFEKRPPGQPWKPAELYNGMIAPLTNYTIRGALWYQGEANAGRAEQYRTLFPDMIRNWRADWREGNFPFLLVQLAPFQRIKNEPAESAWAELREAQLYSTQILPKVGEVVITDVGNPDNIHPTKKEPVGDRLALAAQGIAYGERIVYSGPIYQKLKVRGDKAIVSFTSAGHGLETRDGELKGFAICGEDHKFVWANAVIDGKDKVIVSSPEVAHPVAVRYGWADCPVVNLWNRDGLPATPFRTDNFPMVTAGK from the coding sequence ATGATCCAAAATAAAAAGTCCTTGAAGGCCTGGCTGTGCCTGGCGATTGGAATTTTGACGGCAACGCTCGCGCGCGCGGAGGTGCGAATGCCGGCGATCTTTGGCGATCACATGGTTTTGCAGGCGGGTGAAAGGGTCAATATCTGGGGCTGGGCGGATGACGGCGAGAAGGTGACGGTGACGTTTCGCGGGCAGAAAGCGACAACGGTCGCGAAGGATGGGAAGTGGATGGTATCGCTGAAAAAGATGAAGGCGGGCGGTCCGGGCGTGTTGACGGTCGCGGGCAAGAATTCGATTCAGTTCGACGACGTGGTGGTGGGAGAGGTTTGGGTTTGCAGCGGCCAATCGAATATGGAATTCGCGTTGAGGAATTCCTATGAAGTCACGAACGATATTATCGCCGCGACGAACACGCAGATCCGGCTTTTCCTGGTGGCCAAGAGCCGGCTGGATGAGCCGACGAATGATGTCAAAGGTTCGTGGCAGGTTTGCAGTCCGAATTCGGCGCAATGGTTCAGCGCGGTCGCCTATTATTTCGGGCGGGATTTGCAGAGGGCGCGAAAAGTGCCGGTGGGATTGATCGGAACTTACTGGGGTGGTTCGCCGGCGGAAGTTTGGATGCGGCAGGATATGTTGGAGAATAATCCGCGTTATAAGAAGGAGATTTTGGATACTTATACGCCGCAAGGAAAACGGTACGAAGTGGCCCTGGCAAAATATAAAACTGAGAAGGCCGAGGCGGAAAAGAATCAGGTCACATTTGAAAAGCGGCCCCCGGGCCAGCCGTGGAAACCGGCGGAGCTTTACAACGGCATGATCGCGCCGCTGACGAACTATACGATTCGCGGGGCGTTGTGGTATCAGGGCGAGGCGAATGCCGGTCGCGCGGAACAATACCGGACTTTGTTTCCCGACATGATCCGCAACTGGCGCGCGGATTGGCGTGAGGGCAATTTTCCATTTCTGCTGGTGCAGCTGGCGCCGTTTCAGCGGATTAAAAACGAGCCTGCGGAGAGTGCCTGGGCGGAATTGCGCGAGGCGCAACTTTATTCGACTCAAATTTTGCCGAAGGTGGGCGAGGTGGTCATCACCGATGTCGGCAACCCGGATAATATTCATCCGACGAAGAAAGAACCGGTCGGTGATCGGCTGGCGCTGGCGGCGCAGGGAATTGCGTATGGCGAACGAATCGTTTATTCGGGGCCGATTTACCAGAAGCTAAAGGTGCGGGGAGACAAGGCCATCGTGAGTTTCACAAGCGCGGGGCATGGATTGGAAACGCGCGATGGGGAACTGAAAGGGTTCGCGATTTGTGGTGAGGACCACAAATTCGTTTGGGCGAACGCAGTTATTGATGGAAAAGACAAAGTGATTGTGAGTTCGCCGGAGGTGGCGCATCCGGTCGCGGTGCGTTATGGATGGGCGGATTGTCCGGTGGTGAATTTGTGGAATCGCGATGGGTTGCCGGCGACGCCGTTTCGCACGGATAATTTTCCGATGGTTACGGCGGGGAAATAA
- a CDS encoding LptF/LptG family permease: MKTLHWYLLRQVMATLLMTVVVFTFVLLLGNVLKEIMALLINRQATLAGVGEAIVLLIPFVLVFALPMGMLTAALLVFGRFSADQELTAVRSSGISLVALVTPILILSLLLCGLSAWINMEIAPECRIAYKTLLRDMGLKVTSAILPEGRYVKDFPPYMFFIGRNDGQHLEDVYVSRANTNGNTDMTIKAERGTVETTNQQIIVNLLNPHYLQLLNNVWSPGEPGKVTMTMNIGSTNKNNDIRVSDMTFEQLQAELRELEQRFSIGTVTNRDVDSLRKQKHELEQMRQDVTMPVRVQIHRQVASAFACFGFTLVGIPLGIRAHRRETNIGIAMALLLVLVYYSFLILGQSLQTHAEFAPYLIMWLPNFIFQTAGAVMLWRANKGI, encoded by the coding sequence ATGAAGACGTTGCATTGGTATCTTTTGCGACAGGTCATGGCCACGCTGTTGATGACGGTGGTGGTGTTCACGTTCGTGTTGCTGCTCGGCAATGTCTTGAAGGAAATCATGGCGCTGCTGATCAATCGGCAGGCCACGCTCGCGGGTGTGGGCGAGGCGATTGTGCTGTTGATTCCGTTCGTGCTGGTGTTCGCGCTGCCGATGGGGATGTTGACGGCGGCGTTACTAGTGTTCGGGCGATTCAGCGCGGACCAGGAATTGACGGCGGTGCGCTCGAGTGGCATCAGCCTCGTGGCGCTGGTCACGCCGATACTTATATTGAGCTTGCTGTTGTGCGGGTTGAGCGCGTGGATCAACATGGAGATCGCGCCGGAATGCCGCATTGCTTATAAGACTTTGCTGCGCGACATGGGATTGAAGGTGACGTCCGCAATCCTGCCGGAAGGACGCTACGTAAAGGATTTTCCGCCTTACATGTTTTTCATCGGACGCAACGACGGGCAACATCTTGAGGATGTCTATGTCTCCCGCGCGAATACGAATGGCAACACCGACATGACGATCAAGGCGGAGCGCGGCACGGTCGAGACGACCAACCAGCAAATCATCGTGAACCTGCTTAATCCGCATTATCTTCAGTTGCTGAATAATGTCTGGAGTCCGGGCGAACCGGGAAAAGTCACGATGACCATGAACATCGGTTCAACCAATAAGAACAACGATATTCGTGTCAGTGACATGACGTTTGAGCAACTGCAAGCGGAGTTGCGCGAGCTGGAACAGCGGTTCAGCATCGGTACGGTGACGAATCGCGATGTGGATTCGCTGCGCAAACAGAAACATGAATTGGAACAGATGCGGCAGGATGTCACGATGCCAGTGCGCGTGCAAATTCATCGGCAAGTGGCGAGCGCGTTCGCGTGTTTTGGATTTACGCTGGTGGGGATTCCACTGGGGATTCGCGCACATCGGCGGGAGACGAATATTGGCATCGCAATGGCGCTATTGTTGGTACTGGTTTATTACAGTTTTTTGATTCTTGGCCAATCGCTGCAAACGCACGCGGAGTTTGCGCCATACTTGATCATGTGGCTGCCGAATTTTATTTTCCAGACGGCCGGGGCGGTGATGCTTTGGCGGGCGAACAAAGGGATTTGA